Proteins found in one Melioribacteraceae bacterium 4301-Me genomic segment:
- the atpC gene encoding ATP synthase F1 subunit epsilon: protein MTKEISLEIVTPSKVAYKGKVKSVTVPGTLGNFQVLFNHAPLLSSFEVGKIAIEEIDGNKVEFATSGGTVEVRSNVILILADSLERKEEIDVERAVKSLKRAKQRIANRNKENIDFVRAEASLKRAVNRLKFVGHYPVDSNSSHANHNF from the coding sequence ATGACAAAAGAAATTTCCCTTGAGATTGTTACCCCATCAAAAGTAGCTTATAAAGGTAAAGTGAAATCGGTTACTGTTCCAGGTACTCTTGGCAACTTCCAAGTACTTTTTAATCATGCCCCTTTACTAAGTTCGTTTGAAGTTGGTAAAATTGCTATAGAAGAGATAGATGGGAATAAAGTTGAATTTGCTACTTCTGGAGGTACTGTTGAAGTTCGTTCAAATGTTATTCTTATTTTAGCCGATAGTCTTGAACGAAAAGAAGAAATTGATGTAGAGCGTGCAGTGAAATCGTTGAAAAGAGCTAAACAAAGAATTGCAAATCGGAATAAAGAAAACATTGATTTTGTTAGAGCAGAAGCTTCATTAAAACGCGCTGTAAACAGATTAAAGTTTGTAGGGCACTATCCTGTTGATAGCAATTCATCACATGCAAATCATAACTTTTAA
- the erpA gene encoding iron-sulfur cluster insertion protein ErpA yields the protein MSEQTYISEIDITEKAIKQVLRIKEENNIPAEYGLRISVKGGGCSGLTYQLGFDNQQNEGDTIIEKSGLKLFVDGKSLFYLTGTVLDFSDGLNGKGFIFNNPNAKRTCGCGESFGV from the coding sequence ATGAGCGAACAAACTTATATTTCCGAGATTGACATTACTGAAAAGGCAATTAAGCAAGTATTACGCATAAAAGAAGAAAATAACATACCTGCGGAATATGGTTTGCGTATTAGTGTTAAAGGAGGCGGCTGCTCTGGCCTTACGTATCAACTTGGTTTTGATAACCAACAAAATGAAGGTGATACAATAATTGAAAAAAGCGGATTAAAGCTATTTGTCGATGGTAAAAGTTTATTTTACTTAACAGGAACCGTCTTAGATTTTAGTGACGGTCTCAACGGTAAAGGATTTATTTTCAATAATCCAAATGCAAAAAGAACTTGTGGCTGCGGTGAGTCATTTGGAGTTTAG
- a CDS encoding superoxide dismutase, which yields MAKFELPKLPYPFDALEPHIDARTMEIHHDKHHAGYVNNLNKAVEGTEMEKLSLDELIKNASKYPVAVRNNGGGHYNHSMFWEIMGPNKGGSPTGALADAINGTFGSFEKFKELFSAAAASRFGSGWAWLVFNNGKLEIGSTPNQDNPLMDLSELKGYPIMGLDVWEHAYYLKYQNRRPEYISAWWNVVNWDEVAKRFASVK from the coding sequence ATGGCAAAATTCGAATTACCCAAACTTCCTTATCCTTTTGATGCCTTAGAACCGCATATTGATGCGAGAACAATGGAAATACATCATGACAAACATCATGCAGGGTATGTAAATAATTTAAACAAAGCTGTAGAAGGCACGGAGATGGAAAAACTAAGTCTCGACGAACTAATTAAAAATGCTTCAAAGTATCCGGTTGCAGTTAGAAATAACGGCGGCGGACATTACAATCATTCCATGTTTTGGGAAATAATGGGACCAAACAAAGGTGGAAGTCCAACAGGTGCTTTAGCAGACGCAATTAATGGTACATTTGGTTCGTTTGAAAAATTCAAAGAATTATTCTCTGCTGCAGCTGCTTCTCGTTTTGGCTCTGGTTGGGCGTGGTTAGTTTTCAATAATGGTAAACTTGAAATTGGTTCTACACCTAACCAAGATAATCCTTTAATGGACCTATCTGAACTAAAAGGTTACCCAATTATGGGATTGGATGTTTGGGAACATGCTTACTACTTAAAATATCAAAACAGAAGACCCGAATATATATCTGCTTGGTGGAATGTAGTAAATTGGGATGAAGTAGCAAAAAGATTTGCATCCGTTAAATAA